The following are encoded together in the Bicyclus anynana chromosome 2, ilBicAnyn1.1, whole genome shotgun sequence genome:
- the LOC112052403 gene encoding protein NDUFAF4 homolog — translation MGGLVSKALRPIKSYNIENRAHRVISKEKPTVAPSYPSTIEELKRVQEVEPDIDVKLNKKDIKLDERLKDVYVTSHGRPEDDVTKEKQEQSKKRALPQDRKALPDFDFGLKEPEKVPYGRTTLRQAIDYISAHQINPEEVTAAKIAFEYKLKVEDVENILKYFKTYEVYIPETKTAPATFAGPTELRRQLYNSNVKQIDGKKNVVDENKQAQMKNT, via the coding sequence ATGGGTGGGCTCGTTTCAAAAGCGCTGCGACCGATAAAGagttataatattgaaaatcgAGCTCACCGGGTGATATCCAAAGAAAAACCAACCGTAGCTCCCAGTTATCCGTCTACGATTGAGGAGTTGAAGAGGGTGCAAGAAGTGGAACCCGACATCGATGTGAAACTTAATAAAAAGGATATTAAGCTTGACGAAAGATTGAAAGATGTTTATGTAACCTCACACGGTCGCCCAGAAGACGACGTGACCAAAGAGAAGCAAGAGCAAAGCAAGAAACGTGCTCTACCACAGGACCGTAAGGCTTTGCCGGATTTCGACTTTGGATTGAAGGAACCTGAAAAGGTTCCCTATGGTAGAACAACTTTACGACAAGCAATAGATTATATATCTGCACATCAAATTAATCCTGAGGAGGTTACGGCTGCTAAAATTGCTTTCGAATACAAGTTAAAAGTGGAAGATGTAGAGAATATACTCAAATACTTTAAAACATATGAAGTATACATACCAGAGACTAAAACAGCACCAGCTACTTTTGCAGGGCCTACAGAGCTAAGGAGACAATTATACAATTCTAATGTTAAGCAAATAGATGGCAAAAAGAATGTAGTTGATGAAAATAAGCAAGCACAAATGAAGAATACATAA
- the LOC112052404 gene encoding 40S ribosomal protein S12: MADVDVEVPNNPVLSGGAMDVNTALQEVLKTALIHGGLVHGLHEAAKALDKRQAVLCVLAENCDEAAYKKLVQALCNEHQIPLVKVDNNKKLGEWAGLCKIDKDGKARKIVGCSCVVIKDFGEETPALDVLKDYLKSSS, from the exons aTGGCGGACGTCGATGT TGAGGTACCCAACAACCCCGTTCTCAGCGGAGGGGCGATGGACGTGAATACAGCGCTCCAAGAGGTTCTGAAGACCGCTCTCATCCATGGTGGACTTGTGCATGGCTTACACGAAGCAGCAAAAGCCCTTGACAA GAGACAGGCTGTACTTTGTGTATTAGCTGAAAACTGTGATGAGGCTGCATACAAAAAGTTAGTGCAGGCCCTTTGTAATGAGCATCAAATTCCCCTCGTCAAG GTTGACAACAACAAAAAACTTGGTGAATGGGCAGGCTTATGTAAAATTGACAAGGATGGCAAGGCTAGAAAGATTGTTGGATGCTCATGCGTAGTAATCAAA GACTTTGGTGAGGAGACACCAGCGCTGGATGTGCTGAAAGACTACCTGAAGTCTTCAAGCTAA
- the LOC112052392 gene encoding uncharacterized protein LOC112052392, with amino-acid sequence MSRSTDIVFMTEYIKHVLYFATVRQGKILKHTNDTHYFSIDDELIYENYYSDFGPLNLGCVYKYCNILNEKLKQYLNKQRIVHYSSIDPKKKANAAFLIGCYGVLYLSLQPKDAIKPLVAYGQNYRPFQDATQGDSNYTISLLDCLQGCAKARDLNFFNFQDFNYAEYDRLDKIQGGDLNWILPCEYKMKFELNHFPCVAFLTVNIGKFLAFIGPVDYCLALYHPPEMYIDYFKENNIKIVIRLNKSLYDGNVFSNAGITHYNLFFPDGSCPPRHILLKFLQISEECDGAIAVHCKAGLGRTGSLIGCYLIKHYRMTAHEAIAWMRICRPGSVIGHQQGWLEELEPWLIKQGNLYRRRNYHDVDKMPNHDFGIYSIAEKSHQQRPLLSTKSQSPPPPIQRLSRSDSISPSARPIASKTREAANKTTEKSQRAWKETVNTGPKLPIKGASQDLSGISRRGIGAGEPRAVRPSVRNRNRIETSDRNCFRNFNVPTFPSNQTPIAVTLDEVRNILLRNSTFKRATVSSDQRSPLFSDQREKLLDSTVIVKPQYNVRGSNVLNKRPIPGTVPKITSSTYTYHTGPTQPQQRRRLGRSPSPPIIKMMNEKSRATNTAPTVEVYQNHESKTNLKGQLSRLKLIAPRHGSIGAASLGAQRGAPPDPRQAPSVRSDERPLATQGDMLNSIKFQRRLRDTITAERLEKQGISNITEKPSAGLARGRYRNPRPSSSKGRYPHPSFY; translated from the exons ATGTCTCGCAGTACAGATATAGTATTTATGActgaatatataaaacatgtATTGTATTTTGCTACAGTCAGACAAGGAAAAATTCTCAAGCACACCAATGATACccattatttttctattgatgacgaattaatttatgaaaactaTTACTCCGATTTCGGACCGTTGAACTTAGGATGCGTGTATAAATactgtaatattttaaacgaaaaattaaaacaatacttGAATAAGCAGCGTATTGTTCATTATTCTTCAATAGATCCAAAGAAAAAGGCCAATGCTGCTTTTCTTATAGGATGTTACGGTGTGTTATATCTGAGCTTACAACCTAAGGATGCCATAAAGCCTTTAGTTGCTTATGGTCAAAATTACAG gccATTTCAAGATGCAACTCAAGGAGATTCAAACTATACAATTTCTTTACTGGACTGTCTTCAAGGATGTGCCAAAGCTCGTgatttaaatttctttaatttccaAGATTTTAATTATGCAGAATATGATAGACTAGATAAAATACAAGGCGGTGATCTCAATTGGATTTTACCTTGTGAgtataaaatgaaattcgaGTTAAATCATTTTCCGTGTGTCGCTTTTTTAACTGTAAATATAGGTAAATTTTTAGCATTTATTGGACCGGTGGACTACTGTTTGGCTCTTTATCACCCTCCTGAAATGTATatcgattattttaaagaaaataatatcaaaattgtTATAAGACTAAACAAAAGTCTTTATGACGGAAATGT gttttctaATGCAGGAATTACacactataatttattttttcctgATGGATCGTGTCCTCCTCGACatatactattaaaatttttacaaattagtgAAGAATGCGACGGAGCTATTGCAGTTCATTGCAAG GCAGGTTTAGGTCGCACTGGGTCACTGATTGGATGTTATTTGATAAAACATTATCGGATGACTGCCCATGAAGCTATAGCTTGGATGAGAATATGTAGACCTGGCTCAGTTATTGGTCACCAGCAG gGATGGTTAGAAGAGTTGGAGCCGTGGTTAATTAAACAGGGCAATTTATATAG GAGACGCAATTACCATGACGTTGACAAAATGCCAAACCATGATTTTGGTATCTACTCTATTGCTGAGAAATCGCATCAGCAAAGGCCGTTATTGAGCACCAAATCGCAATCACCGCCGCCTCCAATTCAAAGGCTTTCACGATCAGACAGTATTTCTCCATCAGCACGACCGATAGCATCCAAAACAAGAGAAG ctgcTAATAAAACGACCGAAAAATCGCAACGTGCGTGGAAGGAGACAGTGAACACTGGGCCAAAGCTTCCTATCAAAGG tgcaTCACAAGACCTCAGTGGAATCTCAAGACGTGGAATTGGAGCAGGCGAACCGCGTGCTGTGCGCCCGTCAGTACGGAACCGAAACCGAATT gaaaCAAGTGATAGAAATTGCTTTAGAAACTTTAATGTCCCAACATTTCCTTCAAATCAGACACCAATCGCAGTGACATTGGATGAGGTTCGG AACATTTTATTGCGAAATTCTACATTTAAAAGAGCAACGGTATCCAGTGATCAAAGGTCACCTTTATTTAGCGATCAAAGAGAAAAGCTTTTGGATTCTACCGTTATAGTCAAACCACAATATAATGTAAGAGGGTCTAACGTATTAAATAAACGTCCAATTCCTGGCACTGTTCCAAAAATAACATCGTCAACATACACATATCACACAG GTCCAACCCAGCCTCAACAAAGGCGTCGTCTTGGTCGAAGTCCCAGTCCacctattattaaaatgatGAACGAAAAATCTCGAGCAACAAATACTGCTCCAACTGTAGAAGTTTACCAAAATCATGAAtccaaaactaatttaaaaggACAGCTATCAAGGCTAAAAT TAATCGCGCCGAGGCACGGCTCCATCGGTGCCGCGTCACTGGGCGCGCAGCGGGGCGCGCCTCCCGACCCTCGGCAGGCCCCCTCAGTACGCTCTGACGAGCGACCACTCGCCACACAGGGAGACATGCTAAACAGCAtcaag TTCCAGAGAAGACTTCGTGATACCATCACTGCGGAAAGATTGGAAAAGCAAGG aaTTAGTAACATCACAGAGAAACCTAGCGCGGGTCTGGCAAGAGGACGCTACCGCAATCCACGGCCGAGCTCGTCTAAAGGAAGATATCCACATCCGTCTTTTTACTAA